The proteins below come from a single Panicum hallii strain FIL2 chromosome 7, PHallii_v3.1, whole genome shotgun sequence genomic window:
- the LOC112900027 gene encoding V-type proton ATPase subunit D-like, which translates to MAGQNQRLNVVPTVTMLGVMKARLVGATRGHALLKKKSDALTVQFRAILKKIVAAKESMGETMRASSFSLAEAKYVAGDGVRHVVLQSVRAASVRVKSHQENVAGVKLPKFTHFVDPAAASGGPSNASPSLTGLARGGQQVAACRAAHVKAIEVLVELASLQTSFLTLDEAIKTTNRRVNALENVVKPRIENTISYIKGELDELEREDFFRLKKIQGYKKREIERQRANARLFAEEQLAEDLALKRGISVGAAANLLVAGGEKDDDIIF; encoded by the coding sequence ATGGCGGGGCAGAACCAGCGGCTCAACGTCGTGCCAACGGTGACGATGCTCGGCGTCATGAAGGCCCGGCTCGTCGGCGCCACCCGCGGCCACGCGCTGCTCAAGAAGAAGTCCGACGCGCTCACGGTCCAGTTCCGCGCCATCCTCAAGAAGATCGTCGCCGCCAAGGAGTCCATGGGCGAGACGATGCGCGCATCCTCCTTCTCCCTCGCCGAGGCCAAGTacgtcgccggcgacggcgtccgCCACGTCGTCCTCCAGTccgtccgcgccgcctccgTCCGCGTCAAATCCCACCAGGAGAACGTCGCCGGGGTCAAGCTCCCCAAGTTCACCCACTTCGTCGACCCCGCCGCGGCCTCCGGGGGCCCCTCCAACGCGTCCCCGAGCCTCACGGGCCTCGCCCGCGGCGGGCAGCAGGTCGCCGCCTGCCGCGCCGCGCACGTCAAGGCCATCGAGGTGCTCGTCGAGCTCGCATCGCTCCAGACCTCCTTCCTCACGCTCGACGAGGCCATCAAGACCACCAACCGCCGTGTCAACGCGCTCGAGAACGTCGTCAAGCCCAGGATCGAGAACACCATCAGCTACATCAAGGGGGAGCTCGACGAGCTCGAGCGAGAGGACTTCTTCAGGCTCAAGAAGATCCAGGGATATAAGAAGAGGGAGATCGAGCGCCAGAGGGCCAACGCCAGGCTGTTCGCGGAGGAGCAGCTCGCCGAGGATCTCGCGCTCAAGAGGGGCATCTCCGTGGGGGCTGCAGCAAATCTGCTCGTTGCTGGAGGGGAGAAGGACGACGACATCATCTTTTGA
- the LOC112900881 gene encoding microtubule-associated protein RP/EB family member 1A-like, whose amino-acid sequence MECPGVGKVGNTFAEEHYIEQIQQLSEKIADLKVSVDSMEKERDFYFSKLRDIEILCQRPELEHLPNVSPRLRELNARFQMTKAVRKILYAADAKDSPLPDANDIISKSPGLFSDEAE is encoded by the exons ATGGAAT GCCCTGGAGTTGGAAAAGTAGGTAACACTTTTGCTGAAGAGCATTACATAGAACAGATTCAGCAGCTGTCTGAAAAG ATCGCAGACCTGAAAGTTTCTGTGGACAGCATGGAGAAAGAAAGAGATTTCTACTTCTCGAAGCTTCGTGATATTGAGATACTGTGTCAACGACCTGAGTTGGAGCATCTACCA AATGTTTCTCCCAGGTTAAGGGAATTAAATGCAAGGTTCCAA ATGACTAAAGCTGTTCGGAAGATACTTTATGCGGCTGATGCAAAGGATTCACCACTACCTGATGCGAATGATATAATCAGCAAGTCACCGGGCTTGTTCTCAGATGAAGCTGAGTGA
- the LOC112900882 gene encoding uncharacterized protein LOC112900882, with product MATLRPCPSVHVGVGARRPCISSPPSSSLRFVPVLGRQGGRSTSLVGNRLAGRAAPRLRDRHATGARKGAADWPFGVEPDDGNHVLEEQVKMFRAIYPENYSELKKVEKDMPFREDIEKINEYDKAMCDCHSSIFHIDATTFSLYFCMIATKGVKLASSVMETAASRLDKRDEISSCTTKQTLAMYVSSFVKLVKDAYDKKFNDESIFSLIGAFRGVAAVGRILLQDTVSSVGRRQHFLARV from the exons ATGGCCACGCTCCGGCCGTGTCCATCTGTCCATGTCGGCGTtggcgcgcggcggccgtgcaTCAGCAGCCCGCCGTCGTCTTCTCTTCGCTTTGTCCCGGTGCTCGGCAGGCAAGGGGGAAGAAGCACCTCGCTCGTCGGCAACAGGTTGGCGGGCAGGGCGGCTCCCCGCCTGCGCGACCGTCACGCAACCGGTGCTCGCAAAGGCGCCGCCGATTGGCCCTTCGGCGTAGAACCAGACGACGGCAATCACGTG CTTGAGGAACAGGTCAAGATGTTCCGTGCCATATATCCGGAGAACTACTCTGAGTTGAAAAAGGTGGAAAAG GATATGCCATTTCGAGAAGACATAGAGAAAATCAATGAGTATGACAAGGCAATGTGCGATTGTCATAGCAGCATTTTT CACATAGACGCCACAACTTTTTCATTGTATTTTTGCATGATAGCTACTAAAGGTGTGAAGCTAGCTTCCAGCGTCATG GAAACTGCAGCTTCAAGACTTGATAAGCGTGATGAAATTTCTTCATGTACAACAAAGCAG ACCCTCGCAATGTATGTATCCAGCTTTGTTAAGCTAGTAAAGGACGCGTATGATAAGAAGTTCAACGATGAGTCCATTTTTTCACTTATTGGTGCTTTTAGAGGCGTGGCCGCAGTAGGCCGCATCTTGCTTCAGGACACCGTG TCTAGTGTTGGACGAAGACAACACTTCTTGGCGCGAGTTTGA